The genome window CGCGTCCCGGAATCGCGCCGCCTCGGCGCGGAAGGGGAAGGCTTCCGGATCGCGATGACGACTCTCGATCACTCCCGGATCGGGATCGCCGCGCAGTCGATCGGGATCGCCCGCGCCGCGTTCGAAGCGGCCGTCGAGCACGCGAAGACGCGGGAGACGTTCGGCAGGAAGATCGCCGAGCACCAGGCGGTCGCTTTTCAGGTCGCCGACATGAAGGTCCAGATCGACGCGGCGCGCCTCCTGACCTACCGCGCCGCCTGGCTCTCGGAGCAGCCCGGCGTGAAGTTCTCGAAGGAGTCCTCGATGGCGAAGGTCTTCGCCTCCGAGGCGTGCAACGCCGTCTGCGCTCGCGCGTGCCAGATCTTCGGCGGATACGGATTTTCGAAGGAATACGCCGTCGAGCGGTACTATCGCGACGCGCGCGTGACGACGATCTACGAAGGGACCTCCGAGATCCAGCGGATGGTGATCGCCAAGAACCTCCTGGGGCACCGGTGAGCGGCCTCGAGTTCGGCGCGGGGATCCCGGCCGCGATCGCGGGCGCCGACCGCGACTGCGGCGGGTACCGTTTTCGCCTGCAGCCGGCCGACGTCGCCAAGCTCCGCGAGCTCGCGGGAGCGCGCGGGAAGTCGGACGAGACGCTCGTCGCGGAGTTCTTCGACGCGCAGGCGCCGCGATGGGCCGAGTCTCTCGCGGAAAACCTCCCGGCGCCGGCCGACGTGCGGATCGTCGTCGATCCCTATTCGCGTCAGGCCTTCATGGCGTCGGGGAACACGGTCTATTCGATTCTCTCCTTTTGAAGGAGGACGGGATGCCGAGGTCGAGGAGCGTCATCGCATTCGCCGCCGTTGCCGCGCTCGCGGCCTTCGCCTTCGCCGACAGCGGGGCGCTCCGCCGGGAGTTCGACTCGGACGCCGCGGGCGGCACGCCCGCATTCTTCCGGTTCGAAGGGACGCCGGGGCTCGCTCCCGAGAAATGGAAGTCGATGCCGGACGCGAACGCGCTCTCCCGCCCGATGGTCGCGGTCCAGACCGACGCCACGGGACAGCCGGGGCACTTCCATTTCGCGCTCTCGACGCAGGCGTCCTCGTTCGCCGACGGGTCCGTGCAGGCGGCCTCCCGGCGCGCCGCGGCAAAGGGCTTCGCGCGCGGCGGGGTCGTCATCCGTTACCAGAACCCCGCGAACTTCGTCGCGGCGCTCGTCGACTTCCAGTCCGACACGGTGACGGCCGTCTCGGTCCGCGACGGCAAGGCCCAGACGCTCGGCGCGGCGCCGATCCGCTCGAACGAGCCGATGTGGCGCACGGTGCGCCTCGCGGCGGCCGGCGACCGGCTCGAGATTTCGGTCTCGGGCCAGAAGGCGATCGAGGCCCGCGACCCGAGGCCGCACCCGGGCGCGGCGGGACTCGTCGCCGAGGCGCCGGTGCCGGTTGCGTTCGACGACGTCGTGTTCGAACGAAGGTAGGGCACGCGCGGCGAATGCATCGAGCCGTCCGCCCCCGCTCTCACGAGCTACGGCGCGATCGCCGGCGACTCTCGGACAGCGCGGAATCTGAGCTTTCACGTGAGGAATCCCGCCGAAGCTTCAGCGAAGGCGGAGACGGGCGCGTGCCGCCCGTCGTGGGAGCTGGCTCGGGGTACGAGAGCGCGTGACGGCCCGGCGGCTCGCCGAACGAGCGGCTCGACCGCCGGTGCCGCCACCCCCTCGCTGCGCTCCCGCTCCCGCGACGCGAGTCGTCTCGCGCAGCGATTGCGCGAGACTTGGTCGCGCCGCGAAGGGCACCGGATGATGTCGGTGTGTTCATTGCGTTATGGCGTGTTGGGCGACCGCCGTGTCCTTTCGGGTCGACTCAACCGATCACGCGGTCCCTCGATAGTGGCCGCACGGCTGGCCCGGATGCCATCCTGGGCGCAGCGGCCTGCCGCGCCGACTCGTCCCGCCGAAGCTTCAGCGAAGGAGGAAGCCTTGGCGAAGGCGGGAAGGATCTGCCGGGAAGGGACGCTCGTCGTCGATCCTCGGCGGCGTTACCGTGACCACTGGAACCCGGACTACTTCCCCGCCGCCTCCGGAGCGAGCTTTTCCACGAAGCGGTACCGGCCGCTCTCGATCTGGAGGATCGCGATCGGCTTGACGGGATTGCGCTCGAGGTCGAACGTGAGGTCGCCGGTCACTCCGGGGAACTTCTTCGTCGCGGCGAGCGCCTCCCGGATGCGGGGTCCGGCGGTCGAGCCGGCGCGCCGGATCGCGTCGACGAGGAGCCGCGCTGCGTCGTACGCGAGCGCGCCCACGGAGTCGGGAACGGCGCCGAAGCGGGCGCGGTACGCGTCGACGAAGCGACGCACGGCCGGATCCGGGTCCTGCGGGGAGTAGTGGTTCCCGAAGTACGCGCCGTTGAGGGCGTCGCCGCCGATCTCGGTCAGTCGCGGAGAGTCCCACCCGTCCCCGCCGAGGAGGATGCCCGGAACGCCGAGCGATTTCTTCTGCCGAGCGATGAGACCGACGTCCGTGTAGTACCCGGGGACGAAGATCACGTCGGCGGGGGTCGTACGCATCTGCGTGAGCTGCGCCGAAAAGTCGGTATCGCCTTCGGCGTAGCGCTGCTCCCCCGCGATGCGGCCGCCGAGCGCTTCGAACGCCTGCCGAAAGGCGGCGCCGAGCCCCGCGCTGTAGTCGCTCCGCACGTCGGTCAGGAGGAGCGCCGTCTTCGCCTTCAGATCCCGCGCGGCGAAGCGGGCGAGCATCGCTCCCTGGAAGTCGTCGGTGAAACAGACGCGGAAGACGTACGAGCCGACGAGCGTCACCTGCGGGTTCGTCGAGGAGGGGGTGATCATCGGGATCTCGCTCTTCTGGGCGATCGGCGCGGCGGCGAGCGTTCGCGACGACGCGGCCTCCCCGAGGAGGCCGACGACGTGGTCGCGTGAGATGAGCTTCGACACGGCGGACGCGGCCTCGGCGGGCTCGCCGCGGTCGTCCTCGACGTGCAGGGCGAGCTTCTCGCCGAGGACGCCTCCCGCCGCGTTGATCTCGTCGAGCGCGAGGGTCGAGCCGTTCTTCCCCGACTGGCCGAACGTCGCCGTCGGTCCGGTCAGCGATCCATAGAAGCCGATCGGGATCCCCTCGTGCCCGGGAGCGGAAGGAGCGCACGACGCGAAAAGGAGCGCGAGCGCCGCGGCCGCGGCGAACGATCGCAAGAGCACGGCCGGATTTTAGTCCGGAGCGCTCACGACCTGAGCACGAAGGACTGAATCGAGCGCGTCTTTCGCGTCTCGCGAAAGACCGGCCGCTTTGCGGCCGGGCGGCGTCAGCCGCCGGCGTGGCGATCGCCGCGCACGCCAGTGCGCGGGCCAATCCCGAGCTCGACCGCCGATCGTGTCGATCGGCTCCAGGGAGCGAGGGATCCCGGTCGAATGCGCCACCGGCCGACGTCGCTTCCCTTCGGGCGCCGCCGCGCTCCTCGTGTAGGCTTCGCGCGTGCTCGCCCGCCTTCCCCGGATCCGATGCGCCGCCGCGGCGGCGCTCATCGGCGCGTCGATCGGCTGCGCCGCCGGCCCGCGCCCCGCCTCCGTCTTCTTCTTCGAGGCGAAGCTCGACCCCGCGAGCGCGGACTTCGGACGCGAGCTTTCGAGCGTGACGGGGGAGCCGCTGATCGCCGGCAATCGCTGCCGGCTCCTCGAGAACGGCGACCGGATGTTCGAGGCGATGCTCGAGGCGATCCGGAATGCGCGCGCGACGGTCAACGTCGAGACGTACATCTTCCAGTCGGACTCGACCGGCGTCCGGTTCGCGCGGGCGCTCGAGGAGCGCGCCCGGGCGGGCGTGCGCTGCCGGGTCCTCGTCGACGCGTGGGGAAGCCACACGCTTTCGAAGACGCTCGAGTCGGAGATGAGGAAGGCGGGAGTGGAATTCGAGCGGTTCCGTCCGATACTCCTCTTCCACCGGCTGAAGAACCGAACGCACCGCAAGATCCTGGTCGTCGACGGAGCGGTCGCGTTCGTCGGGGGGCAGGGATTCGACGACCGCTGGACGGGAGACGCGGATTCGCCGAAACACTGGCACGACGCCGCGGTGTCCGTGGAAGGTCCCGCGGTGGCGAGGATTCAGAGCGTCTTCGCCGAGAACTGGATCGAGATGCGGAGACCGGTTCCCGCCGGGCCCGGCGATTATCCGGAGCTCCCTCCCGCCGGCGGCGAGGACGTCATGGTGCTGCGGTCCTCCTTCGGCGAGCGGAGCTCACGCGCCGCGCTCGGCCTCGACGTCCTGCTCCATGCCGCGCGCCGCGAGATCCTCATCGAAAACGCCTATTTCATCCCCGACGCGACGACGATCGGGCTTCTGTGCGACGCCGCCCGGCGCGGGGTCCGCGTCGACGTGATCGTGCCCGGCGTGCGCAACAACCTCGGTTACGTCCGCCGGGTCTCGCGGTCGACCTACGGCGCGTTGCTGGAAGCCGGCGTGCGCATCTTCGAGTATCGGCCGACGATGATGCACTCGAAGGTCGCCGAGTTCGACGGGCTGTGGGCTTCCGTCGGGTCCGCGAACATCGACAGTCGGTCGTATTTCTTAAACGACGAGGCGAACGTGAATGTCCGGAGCGCGAAGCTCGCGGGAGAAATCGCGGGCATGTTCGAGCGGGACCGCGGCCGGAGCGACGAGATCACGCTCGCGGCGTGGAGATCGCGCTCGCTCTCGGAGCGGTTTGCCGAGTGGGTTTACGGCCTCTTCGCCTCCGAGTTGTAGGGTTGGCGGTCGCGGCGATGCATCGAGCCGGGCGGGCGCGTGCCGCCCCGCGAGACCCTGCGACCTACGCCCCGGTAGGCCTCGGGATCTCGCGGGCGGCCCGCATCCCGCCGGGCTCGCGCCTCGCCGCGCCCCAAGCCCCGGGGTGATCGCAGCGTCGCTGTCGTCGGCGGGCTCGACCTCGCCGCGGCGTCTCGCTGTCGGTCTTGCTCCCTCTCCCGGCGGGAGAGGGTCGGGCTGAGGGTCGCCGCGCCGCCCGTATACAATCGCCGGCGGCAGGAGGAACCTTTGAGCGCCAACGCATCCTACGATCTCGTCGTCATCGGCTCCGGGCCCGGCGGATACGTCGCGGCGATCCGGGCCTCGCAGCTCGGGTTGAAGACCGCCGTCGTGGAAAAGGACGCGGCGCTCGGCGGCGTCTGCACGCTGCGCGGATGCATCCCGACGAAAGCCCTTCTCCACGCCGCCGACGTCCTCGAGGAGGCGCGGCACGGCGACGACATCGGCGTCGTCGCCAAAGAGATCCGTTTCGAGCTCGCCGCGGCGATGAAGCACAAGACGAAGGTCGTCCGCCAGAGCAGCAACGGGATCGCCTTCCTGATGAAGAAGAACAAGATCGACGTGCACACCGGCTTCGGGAGGCTTTCGGACCCGCACACCGTCGCGGTGAAGAGCGACGCGGGGGAGAGCACGCTTTCCGCGAAGTTCGTGATCATCGCGACCGGCTCGAAGCCGCGCGCGCTTCCGATCATCCCGACCGATCACGAGACGGTGCTCGACTCCGATTCCATCCTCGAGCTGGCGGAGGTCCCGAAATCGCTCATCGTGATCGGCTCCGGCGCGGTCGGCGTCGAGTTCGCCTCGATGTTCTCCCGGTTCGGCTCGAAGACGACGATCATCGAGATGCTGCCCCGCCTCGTCCCGATCGAGGACGAGGAGATCTCGAAAGAGCTCGCCTCGGCGTTTCGCAAGCAGGGGATCGCTTCGTTCGTCGACACGAAGGTCGAGAAGGCGGAGAAGGTCGCGGGGGGTGTCGAGGTCATCGCGCGGACCTCGGCCGGGAAGACGGAGACGCTCAAGGCCGAGAAGCTCCTCGTCGCGGTCGGACGTCAGCCGCTGTCCCAGAACATCGGCCTCGAAGCGCTCGGGATCGCGACCGAGCGCGGATACGTCAAGATCGACGACCGGTGCCGCACGTCCGTTCCGAACGTCTTTGCGATCGGCGACGTCGTCCCGACGCCGTGGCTCGCGCACGTCGCCTCCGCGGAAGGGATCGTGGCGGCGGAAACGGCGGCCGGGGCGCCGACCTTCCCTCTCGACTACGACCAGATCCCCGGATGCACGTATTGCTCCCCGGAGATCGGCTCGATCGGACTCACCGAAGCGAAGGCGCGCGAGCGCGGCCACGACGTCGTCGTCGGCAAGTTCCCGTTCACGGCGAGCGGCAAGGCCCGCTGTCTGAACGACACGCAGGGATTCGTCAAGATCGTCTCCGACCGGAAGTACGGAGAGGTCCTCGGCGTCCACATCATCGGCCCGGCCGCGACCGAGCTCGTCGCCGAGGCGGGCGCGGCCATGAAGCTCGAGGCGACCGCGGAAGACCTCGCGCGCACGATCCACGCGCATCCGACGCTGTCGGAAGCGGTGCACGAGGCGGCCGAAGCGATCGCCGAGGGGAGCCCGATTCATATTTAGGACCGTCGCGGGAGCTGGCTCGGGTGACCGGGGCGAGTCTCGCCCGGACGGCTCGGGTCAGAACCCTCGACCGCCCGGTCGAGACACCCTCGCCGACGCT of Thermoanaerobaculia bacterium contains these proteins:
- a CDS encoding ABC transporter substrate-binding protein, with amino-acid sequence MLLRSFAAAAALALLFASCAPSAPGHEGIPIGFYGSLTGPTATFGQSGKNGSTLALDEINAAGGVLGEKLALHVEDDRGEPAEAASAVSKLISRDHVVGLLGEAASSRTLAAAPIAQKSEIPMITPSSTNPQVTLVGSYVFRVCFTDDFQGAMLARFAARDLKAKTALLLTDVRSDYSAGLGAAFRQAFEALGGRIAGEQRYAEGDTDFSAQLTQMRTTPADVIFVPGYYTDVGLIARQKKSLGVPGILLGGDGWDSPRLTEIGGDALNGAYFGNHYSPQDPDPAVRRFVDAYRARFGAVPDSVGALAYDAARLLVDAIRRAGSTAGPRIREALAATKKFPGVTGDLTFDLERNPVKPIAILQIESGRYRFVEKLAPEAAGK
- a CDS encoding phospholipase D-like domain-containing protein, producing the protein MLARLPRIRCAAAAALIGASIGCAAGPRPASVFFFEAKLDPASADFGRELSSVTGEPLIAGNRCRLLENGDRMFEAMLEAIRNARATVNVETYIFQSDSTGVRFARALEERARAGVRCRVLVDAWGSHTLSKTLESEMRKAGVEFERFRPILLFHRLKNRTHRKILVVDGAVAFVGGQGFDDRWTGDADSPKHWHDAAVSVEGPAVARIQSVFAENWIEMRRPVPAGPGDYPELPPAGGEDVMVLRSSFGERSSRAALGLDVLLHAARREILIENAYFIPDATTIGLLCDAARRGVRVDVIVPGVRNNLGYVRRVSRSTYGALLEAGVRIFEYRPTMMHSKVAEFDGLWASVGSANIDSRSYFLNDEANVNVRSAKLAGEIAGMFERDRGRSDEITLAAWRSRSLSERFAEWVYGLFASEL
- the lpdA gene encoding dihydrolipoyl dehydrogenase, whose translation is MSANASYDLVVIGSGPGGYVAAIRASQLGLKTAVVEKDAALGGVCTLRGCIPTKALLHAADVLEEARHGDDIGVVAKEIRFELAAAMKHKTKVVRQSSNGIAFLMKKNKIDVHTGFGRLSDPHTVAVKSDAGESTLSAKFVIIATGSKPRALPIIPTDHETVLDSDSILELAEVPKSLIVIGSGAVGVEFASMFSRFGSKTTIIEMLPRLVPIEDEEISKELASAFRKQGIASFVDTKVEKAEKVAGGVEVIARTSAGKTETLKAEKLLVAVGRQPLSQNIGLEALGIATERGYVKIDDRCRTSVPNVFAIGDVVPTPWLAHVASAEGIVAAETAAGAPTFPLDYDQIPGCTYCSPEIGSIGLTEAKARERGHDVVVGKFPFTASGKARCLNDTQGFVKIVSDRKYGEVLGVHIIGPAATELVAEAGAAMKLEATAEDLARTIHAHPTLSEAVHEAAEAIAEGSPIHI